The Primulina huaijiensis isolate GDHJ02 chromosome 12, ASM1229523v2, whole genome shotgun sequence genome has a window encoding:
- the LOC140990691 gene encoding extracellular ribonuclease LE-like, which produces MESKSDISIFAKLLFLQSLSVLSTVAQDFDFFYFVQQWPGSYCDTKKSCCYPTTGKPSTDFGIHGLWPNYADGSYPSNCDPNDSYDQSKISDLISRMQQDWPTLGCPSNSGTTFWSHEWDKHGTCSESVLNQHAYFKSALNLKSKLDLLQILQSAGINPDGGFYSFNSIRNTLTDAIGYTPGIECNVDENGNSQLYQVYICVDTSASNVIECPILPNARKCASSVEFPAF; this is translated from the exons ATGGAGTCGAAATCTGACATTTCCATCTTCGCGAAATTGTTGTTCCTGCAGTCTCTATCTGTCTTAAGCACTGTTGCacaagattttgattttttctacTTCGTTCAAcag TGGCCGGGATCGTACTGTGACACGAAAAAGAGTTGTTGCTATCCCACAACGGGGAAGCCTTCGACGGATTTTGGTATCCATGGATTATGGCCGAATTACGCGGACGGATCTTACCCGTCAAACTGTGATCCAAACGATTCTTATGATCAATCCAAG ATTTCAGATTTGATTAGCAGAATGCAACAAGATTGGCCGACACTTGGTTGCCCCAGCAATAGCGGGACAACATTCTGGTCACACGAATGGGACAAACATGGGACTTGTTCTGAATCTGTCCTAAACCAACATGCCTATTTTAAATCTGCTCTAAACCTTAAATCTAAATTAGACCTCCTCCAAATTCTTCAAAGTGCAG GGATTAATCCAGACGGGGGATTCTACAGTTTCAACAGCATAAGGAATACTCTTACCGATGCAATTGGATACACACCGGGGATAGAGTGCAATGTGGATGAAAATGGTAACAGTCAGTTGTATCAGGTTTATATTTGCGTGGACACTTCTGCTTCGAACGTTATCGAGTGTCCGATCTTGCCAAATGCAAGAAAATGCGCTTCCAGCGTCGAGTTCCCGGCGTTTTAG